In the genome of Desulfuromonas sp. DDH964, one region contains:
- a CDS encoding metal ABC transporter permease, translating into MDDFLLRALLGGVGVAVVAGPFGSFVVWRRLAYFGDTLSHSALLGVVLGFLFHFNLTLGVVVVCQLLALLLFLLQRQKQIAGDTLLGILSHSALSLGLVLLALVETLRIDLLSYLFGDILAIGNADLAWIFGGGTLALAALARLWRPLLAITVHEDLARVEGVPVAFVNWAFLAMMALVIALLMKVVGLLLVTSLLIIPAAAVRRFATTPEGMALLAALCGGLAVVAGLAASYRWDTPAGPSIVVAAALLFVAAQLLPRRGT; encoded by the coding sequence ATGGATGACTTCCTGCTGCGCGCCCTGCTCGGCGGCGTCGGCGTCGCCGTGGTCGCCGGCCCCTTCGGCTCCTTCGTCGTCTGGCGCCGCCTCGCCTACTTCGGCGACACCCTATCCCATTCGGCGCTGCTCGGCGTCGTCCTCGGCTTTCTCTTCCACTTCAATCTGACCCTGGGGGTGGTCGTCGTCTGCCAGTTGCTGGCGCTCCTCCTCTTTCTGCTGCAGCGGCAAAAACAGATCGCCGGCGACACCCTGCTCGGTATCCTCTCCCACAGTGCCCTGTCGCTGGGACTGGTGCTTCTCGCCCTGGTCGAGACCCTGCGCATCGATCTCCTCTCCTACCTGTTTGGCGACATTCTCGCCATCGGCAACGCTGATCTCGCCTGGATCTTCGGCGGCGGCACTCTGGCCCTTGCCGCTCTCGCCCGGCTCTGGCGCCCGCTGCTGGCAATCACCGTGCACGAGGACCTGGCCCGGGTCGAGGGGGTGCCGGTCGCTTTCGTCAACTGGGCGTTCCTGGCGATGATGGCGCTGGTCATCGCCCTGCTGATGAAGGTGGTCGGCCTGCTGCTGGTCACTTCGCTGCTGATCATTCCGGCGGCCGCGGTACGACGCTTCGCCACCACCCCGGAAGGGATGGCGCTATTGGCCGCGCTCTGCGGTGGCCTGGCGGTGGTCGCCGGGCTCGCCGCTTCCTACCGCTGGGATACGCCGGCCGGTCCCTCGATCGT